In Setaria italica strain Yugu1 chromosome IX, Setaria_italica_v2.0, whole genome shotgun sequence, the genomic stretch CTCCACTACACTTGTAAGCTCTAGTTCCCTAATGAAATTCTGAGGTCGCAAGCCAGTGTCAACAAAGTTCTGTGAATAATCATTCTGTTCACCCCTTGAAGGAGCTTTTCGAGCAGGTCCGCTATTCCTCTGTGGTGTCCAGCCTCCAGGAGGTTTATCATGCAGCATTTCATGACTTGGTGTAGCCACTGGGTTGAAACCTGGTACTGGAGCATCTGTTGGACCTCCCCTTCCCGTGTTTGTTTGATCTAATTGAATATTATGGTTTGGGCCAGCTCCCACACTAGGAGAGAACCCAGGTCCAGCTGCTAGAGGAGGCATGAGAAGATTGGGTGGAACAGCAAGCATATTCACATCCATACCCCTTGCTCCAGCCCAAACAAGAGGCCCTGGAAAAGGCGGCATGAAAATACCAGGTCCAAGAGGGCTTGGAGAATGGGACATGTTTGGGCCCATTGGTTGCATTGGGCCTGGTGGCAGACCAAGAGGTCCAAATGGCGGAGGTGGCATCATGGGCACCGGCCCTCCCATTCTCTGAGGGTCCCTTCCATTTGGCCTCCCTCTTACACCTCTATAAAGTTTACTGCCTTTTGATCCTTGCTGATCAATTGGAGAAGCCAAACTGCTGCTACCACTTTGCCCAGCTACTGGTGTATCGGACGTCATTGGCCCCTTCAATCCTGCTCTCGCAGTTGGGGAATCAACAGAACCTTTGCCAGTATTCTGATTCCTATTTTGAGCATCATCATAGTATCTCTCTTTCGAATCTTCTTCACTTCTATAATTCCTTTTGTCCTCTTCAGCAGGATCATTTGTTCCAGCTGTTAAATCCTCATGTGCAGCCATGCTTGTTCTTCTCCCAGAAACAGAGCCCTCCCTTCCAAAATCAAGATTCCTGTTAGGCCTTATTTCTATAGAATCAGAATTATCATATCGATTTCCATATGAAGAGAGGCCTTTGCTGCTCTCATATCTGCCCCTAGAATCTTTCCTGTATGCAGACCGGCCCTGGAAACTTCCACCATCTAACCTTTCAGGCCCATGACTCCATTCTGTAGTAGTGCCATAGTCATTTGTGCCTTTAGAATCTTCCCTTTGATGATTTCTCATGTACTCTCTAGATTCTTCAGATTCTTTGTTGCGCTCCATCCCTCTGTGTGATATATAATCATCTCTAGGTTTCTCTTTCACGTTCATACTTTGTTCCCTGGCATTTCCACCATCATCCAAATATGGCAACTTACCTTTCGTTCCTAAATTGTCGTTACTTCCATATGTATACTCAGCTTGGTGCCTTAGCTTCTCATCTTTCTCTTCCCGTTTGGCAGTCCTATGTTTATCATCTCTTTCACCGGATCCATCCCTGTAGTCTTGAGCCTCTCGTGCACTTTTGTGATTATTCTGACCAGAAGATGGCCTACCACTAGCTTGATCAGAACTTGCTTCATCAGCTCTTTCACTGGTGCAAGCGTCATCCAGTCCCCTCTTATAATGTTTCTCCTCTAGGTCTCGGTGCCATTGCTTCTCCCTACTCCCATCTATTCCCTCTGAGTGCCGTACATCCTTCTCCTCGTGTCTCCCATGATTGTATGGACCCTCAGCCTTGCTTCCACCTTCACTATGAGAAACATCGTGGCTAGAGGTTCTGGAGCCAGATCTTCTTGATGAGTCCGAATCATTCttatcttctcttcttctcctactGCTGTCCCCACCTCTATCCTTGTAGACATCAGATGATATCTCACTTTTCTCTTCAGGGCTTCGCCTTGGAACCTTGGACACCCGTGAATTCTTTCTTACATTGTAGtcttcctcgtcgtcgctgTAGGCCTGTCCTGAGCCTGAAACAGACTTCCTTCTAGGCTCGTACCTATTGGTAGAAGATCCCCGCCTAGCATCATCTGGATCCTCAACTCTATCTGCACAGCCATGCTTTCTCACCTTGCTTGACTGGCTCTTTCTGCCGTCAGCATCCTCTCGCTCATCGTCTTCCTTCCAACTGTCCATGGCATCAATGCTGTCCTCGACATCTCTCTTGCAACTCCTGCTAGATTCGGACCCCTCCATTGCAGAGTTCTTGTACTGTATATAGGCTTCCAGACTCAAAACTTATCTGAATTTGTCCATTTCGGCCCAATTAGACAAAATGAGCATCTCCCACCACAGAAGGAAACCTGAGATTTCACCTGAACAAATTAAAACTTTGCTATGTTGCATAAAGGCATCGCCCAACGGCATAAGTAATCAGGTAGTTGTTAAGGAACACAAATCAAATTATAATCACCACTTGCCCACTGCTTTGAGCATCAGCAGCAGACAACCATATCAAAATTGAAGTGATAAAAGAGAGCGAACTGCTAGTTTTTGCTAGTTCTGAGCAAGATTAAAGCAAAAGGCCACGCTTCACCAATCTAAATTCGAGTAGACTGAGGGGAGGTGCCGCCGTACCTCCAAAGCGCTGCAGCTGAGGCGGCCGCGACCTGCGGCCCACAGCCAAGGTGAAGCCGCTGCTCCAGTTAAATCAGGGGCCCGGGCACGCTGCCCTCGGGCGCTCGAGGCGACCAGTGGAGTCCTGCAGCCTGCTGCCGCTCGCGAGCGGTGAAATGGCCCGACCCGCCGAGGGGGTGTGTTGGCAGGGGTAAGAAAGGAGGCACGGGGAGGAGGGGCGTCGTAGCATGGCGCGTGCGCGGCGCCGAAGGGGAGTGACGCTGGCTGGCACAAGGGTTGGGAGCGCGCCGTGCcgtgcgggcggcgggcggcggcgcggtgcgaTCGCGTCCGGTCGGCAGCTTCGCGAGCGAGGCCGTCGACCGAGGGAGAACGACGCCTTGGAAGTTAGTTGGGATCCGGGCCGAAACCGTCGCTGGCTGGGTTGGGCCTCGATGCTGTGTGCCGTTAGAAGGCTTATGGGGTTTGGTAGCCTGTGGGCTTGTGTGGGCTTGGTGCTTGCTTGTGGATCGATGGATTTGCGTCGTGCTTCGCAAACGAAGGAAGGGTGAAAAAACTTACTCCCTCCTTTCCAAATTGTACCAAATTGTACGTTATTTCAAGAATTTTAGAAAGTCAAAGTATATCAAATTTAACTAAttttatataataatataataatatttatgatgttaactaagtatcattaaattctttatcaattatattttcatagtatatctatttgatgttataaatctttatatttttctctataattttaaccaaatttaagatactttgactcttcaagattcttggaatgacttacgatttgggacggagggagtatctgcAAATTGAGTATGGTATGAGTAGTATGACTAAAGAAATGAAGTGGGCTAGTGTGAACAGAatcttgcaaaaagaaaatttagCAGCAATCCTCACAACCATCAATGCTAATCAAACAACTTGTCAAATTGCTAGTAAAACAACTGTTGGTTGGTTAAACATGCAAGCAATCAATATCCGTCATGCCCACATCAACAGCCAATGGAGGAAGCTACAACCATAGTTTATTCCCTGAAACGAAACCTTTACGAGACAAACGAGACAATGTTAGAGCTACTGCAAATTCAACAGGTTGACTGAAGAAACAGCATAGGATAACATACAGGGTACACTTATTTACATGACATCCGgagttttttttagtttttcagTTTTTTTGTTTAATTGCAATTTCTGCAATGAAcattgtattgatttgttgggAGCGCAGCTTCCAACTTAGACTAAGGATCGGGATTGCCGAGTATAGCTTCGTCCCCAgagtcatcttcctcctcactaAGCTCCTCGTCACTGGACTTGTCTTCTGGGGTTATGCCAGCATCCTCTGGTTTGGCATACTTCTCACAGTATTCTGCAGAAACATGGGAGGGCAAGTTAGCACTGTAGTGTCAATGGGGCAGTAGTGACAGGCATAAGGCTAGTTGGCCAATAATGAACAAAGTAGTGCTCCAACATATGTCATACGAAATGCGATAAAGATAGAATATGCTTGTTGGCAGCATGATGCCACCAGACATAAAGAAACCGTGGCTGATATAGCATCAAACAACCATGTCACTAGAAGTCTCTGTCAGCATGCATATCAACAATTTGAGATAAGATCTAACATCAGGAATATAGAAATAAATTGTCCACTAACCCAGTAGTTGTCCAGCAGATAGGTAGTGCAAGCATTAACTTATTCAAGCAAGTGACTAATTTCAAGATCAGTATTTATCTTAGCAGGTGAACTTAACTCATTATAGTGTCATCGAACTGATAGAACTGGCAGCCATAGGAATAAATCATGTGCCATAGGTTTGTCGTCAGTTAGAGAACATAGCCTTGGTTTCACAGTTTCAAATGTATTAGATCATCCAACCAACCAGACAGACTTCATTAACTGGTTTAGGCAAGTAATCAGAGTGCGCGTTCATTTATTTATCTGATCCCAAACCCCACCAaataaaaaccaaaaaaaaaaaactttctccTCAAACATGCAGGAGGGCTGCATATCATTTCATTCAGAGAAAAGGTTTGATTTTCTATCTCCTGTATAACCACATACAAGGTTTTACCAGGTCTCTTCTGCAACAAATGATAAGTTAACTTGCGAGTCTGAAGATGAGGAGGGTTTGTTGCCATCTTGATTAAAGCCCCAAACCATCAAGAGAAATGAGCAATATTGTGTCTTCATTCTCTAGCGACAGTATTATGTCCAACTCGTCTTGCTAGAAATCATCTTCTTTTGCATTCAGATCAATAGATCTAGCTCTTAACATTAGAATCATCTAGCCCACCCCTTACACACAAATTTGCAGgactacccccccccccccccccttcagTACCTGAAACCACCACATGCGTGACAGGACAAGTCCACTGCTCTAGGTCAGGTACATGAAAAGAGAGCAGTATAGGAGGAAGCGTGCAACacaagaggaggaagaaccCACTGCAGCAAGCAACATCTATGGTGGAGTGGTAGGACTGCACAGGAGTTCCATGAGCTCACTGACTCCAATGGTCCCTACTAGTGTCCTGTGATGCCTCTTACTCTTTTTGTTCAAACAACATCAATGCCAGAAGAAGAATTGAAAGGTACATTGGAGATAGGGTACAACAAGACTTGAGATCAAAGTAATTTGACTAGGATTTAGTAGAATTGGACAATTGGTAGCAGATAAGTAATATGATGATAGACGTTGGTGATGTGCATTATATCAGGGGACATATTTTTAGTAGCAAGTTTGAAGTTCAAGCACCAATTCCTCAGACAATGCAATACATGCCCTCTTATGTTTTCTGTTCAAGACAAGTAACTGTTTGTGCTCCTATCTTTTCTCAAACTTGATAATTGTTATTAGAATGTCCTCTTAGCAATATGACTCGGTGGCGTTAAGTTTTGGACGGCTTAGTAGACAATTAGTTCGGGTGCAACTACTATTCATTGTTTTTGTTGCAGTGTAACTGGAACATGTTAGGTTTGAGAGAAGAGTTAACTAACGCATGCATGCATTACGGGAAAACGATCAGAACTTTTCATGTTGATTTGTTGCATATACGGGCCAGGTTGCAAGAGAACATCCTAGTGTGGGTTTACACTCCATAAGTAAATATTTCAAGGTTGCAATGCATATTGCAAAAAAGCTGAGTTTGTAGTAGAACATAACAGACAGACAGACCTGGTGATGATTTTTCAATCAAACATAATCTTAGAACTATAGACTATGTACCAAAAACAATCAGGGATTTTGCTGAATCACATTACCTTTCACTTTCTGTTCATAAGCAGGACGGTCACGCATCATCAATGCTGCAGCCTCCCCATTTAATGGATCAGAAGGATTGGGATAGAGTAGAAGCTGTGGAAGAAATACTTCAAAAACATTTACTAAATCTGCAAAAGGGGAATGTGAAGAAAAGAGGAAGTTCAGGTTATAGTTGCTACAATAGGAAGTAAGTGCTCATAATGACACTGAAATGGAAGGGACTATCTAACCAAACATTGGGCTCCATGTCTGGTTTATGACATCCAAACAGACAGAACCAGACCTGCATTTTTAAAGCAAACAAGAGCAGGTCAGGAAATGCTACTCCCACGAGCTTCAATTgcaatgaagaaggtggttcaACATCAAAGTACTCACATTTCATCAACATTCGGGTGATAAAtcttgttgatgaagccgatgGACGGGGATTTGTAAGGATATGCATCAGGTAATTCTACCCTAACCTTCCAGACGCCGCCTTGATAGATACCTACCAAATTGGGCACAAATTCATTAGGCAACACAGCTTCTCAAATCAGAATAGCCTACTAAAAAATTCACTGTAACAAGAGGATGCTTCAGGTCAACTGAACAACTGAGCAATCAACCCAGCATAAAGCTAAATCAGTAGTTGCCCAAGTGATCAACAGGGGAAATTCACGGTTTTACTTCATATTCGCTTCCTCTAACTAAATCTAGATCAGGAACTGGGACGCGGATCACCAGCCCAAGAGGCAGGAAGTCAGGTAGGAGAGGAAGCGGGTTGCAAAAGAGGGCTCGTACTTTCTGTCGGCCCCTTGAATTCGACGAAGAATTCCTGCATCCCGTCGTTCACCATCTCCACCTTGTAGTCGCTCATCATCCTGCAACGCCAACCCAAGAGCGCCCCCAAGAAAGGCCAGATCAAAAACACAAACAAACAGAACCCATCAAGGGGAAATTGAAAGACGAATTAGAGCTCCAAGATCCTCACAGCTTCATGAGGTCCATCTCGCGGCGCTTGCTTGGTGACGACATCTCGGAAAGCGGAGGTGAACAAGAAGCGCCCCCCTCTCCTCGCCCTCTGGAGTCCGGAGACGCGGCTCCTGCCTTCGGGATAAGAGGGAGAAAGGGATTGCGCAGCCCTGTACGGTGCGTCCGCGTCGCCGTGCGCCCCTCCCCCCACAGCACGAGATTTATTTTATTGTTGCGGCCGCCGGGCCGAGACCGGGAGGGCCGTGGGAGGGCGAGCGGGCGGGACAAGGAGATGCGGGGAGGAAAGGGACAAAGCGAAGCAAGAGAGAGGGAAACAGGAGATGATGGGAGAGGAGGATTAGGGACGCAAGCGCAATCAATCACGCAAATGGCTTCCGGGTGACGCAGAGCACGTCGACTAATCTCGATCCTCTCCCTAATCACGCCTTCTTCCCCGTGATCCAACCGCgtcttctttttctcttttactAGTATTATCTGGCcccttatttttctttttgctctaGAATTGTGctctaggaggaggaggaggaggaggaggagggtttgTTAATGGAGGCGGCGAGATCTGGCTGGCGCCGGTTATGATTTGCCTCTGCTCTCTTCTCGTGGTTTCTGTGTGGGGCTCGGACTCGGGCCGGCCGAAACCGCCGCCTGCTTTGCTTCGGCGGCCGGTGACTGACAGAGGCGTGTGCTGGCAACTTTTCCCGGGCCCCGACGCGAGCGCGTGGCACCCCAGCAATGGACGGACGCCTCTCGTCAAGGTGCTCGGCGGTTATTAGCACAAAGCACGTGCATCGCCCACGGATAATGTGCCAAATATACAGCGGAATGAAATTGTACTTGCATCTACTGGGAATGCGTAAGACTTGcaggaacttttttttttctatagacTTGCAGGAATTTTTGGGAATAAGTCAGTTCATGTACATAGcaggagaaaagaaaagtacCGGTGTTCCTCGCAAATTGCAAATTGCTATGCTTGTTTCTGGTCGAGGTGGTGGCAATGCCTCTTGAAGGGTAGCTCTttcgaaaaaagaaaaaaatgttattTAGCTTTTGCGGTGCCGACACCAACTGGCCCACTCGCCAACATTACTATCTACCCATACTCCTTGATTGTTTTTTGACCTTTCTCCTGagatacaaaatttcaagtgcAACATTTGTTTAATTTCTTCCAACCGAAACTTTCGAGAGCCACCAATTAGAAAAATGCAGAGAatcaaaacaagatccaacatTTAATTAGAGCTTTACCAATTACCACTTTTATTGCAACTAATTTTTTATACATTTACTACCATTCAAGCGTTCGAGAGTGTTTTTCAAACGCCATGGTACGAACTTGGCTTGCTAAGGTTATGAAAACGGAGTTATTGAGGTGGAGCCTCGACATGACCATAGATGAGGCTTTGCACATAGCATGCTTGCTTGAACGATGGAGGTGGACCCACTATGGTGTAGCAAGACGACGGGACACTATTAGACATGGGAGAGACAAAGGATGATCAATAGGCACGAAAAGAGTGGGAGCAGGAGGAGATATACTGGTACAATTGGTTTGGGCGTCGCCAAGAATAGGAGGAGGTTGGTAGAGGCAAGAGAGTACCTTGCAATCATGTGTGAAGGGAATTGCATTGGACTGAAACAAAGTTgaagaaaatatatatataatattatattttcTCGGATTCATATCGGAAGGGCAAGATTGATTGGCTAAGAGATGAAAAAATTAAGATACCTGATTATAGCATCACCTAACTTTTTATCAAGACAATTAAACGACCAACTTGTTATTATAGGATCCCAGGAAGTCTTTTTCTGACATAAACATGCTCACCGTCGGAAGCACCGGTTTAAGTTATGCATGTAGCCTCCCTAACACTAATTCCACTCGGTGTATGGATAAGAAACCATGGCATACATGGAAATTAATGGGTAGTCCTTTATCTAACAACATGGAAATTAATGGCACTTCGATCTCAATCTGCCTGGAGCAGGGAGGTTGTAGTATGCCCgtctacaattttttttgtttgaacatgtgtggaaggaaaagaaaatgcatCTCCAGTGATGTCTAAACATGTAACTCTTATGGTCTGTCGACAAACTATTTGCCGCTAATATAAAGAAATGTATTTATTGCAATAACAATTACACCTACCGCTTCACCTAATAAACTTGCGAGTAGAGGAGTCATGGATCATTACCACTAAGACGCGCAGCGCAGCGGAACAAGAGTTGGAGTAGCCGGTCCAATGTAGATGCACGTCGGTGTAGAGGAAGTAGTCGATCGGATcgtctcctcctcgtcctcgcctcAGCAGCCGCCTTGCACCGGTGTAGCCGATTAGCatagcagcaacagcagcagcgcctccacgaaGTCCACACGTATGGAGAAGGAACGCCATGCGCCGGTGTGCTAGCACCACGCGCGCGTCAGGGGTCTCGGGCTCAGGCCGAGAGGAAGCGACGGCTAGGGTTGCGGCATGGTGGGATAGTGCACCCCTAGCCccacccctcatatttatagagcaCACTAATGGGCTTCCAGGCTGAAGGCCCATCAGTTACCCTAATCCTTCATGGATCAATTGTCCCGTGGGCATTTAGTCCGAATTGTTATGATTGCCTCTTGGGCACATCACCAACAATCTCCACTTGCACTCGAGACAATATATAAGCAAACTTTTCCAATATTCaaaaccccttaagtgtgtgacccgtTAGGTTCATATGCAAACGGTCGTGAACGGAAACTGTTTCCAAACCACAAGTTAGCAGCAGTACCTAGCAGGACATGTTGACTCCCGAATGTACATAAAGATTGTATCGGCTGAACCTAGGTACATTTACTCACATAATAAtccttttgcctcacgatacTAGTCAAGTTCAAGGCAAGATGTGTGCCACCCTTGTGATAGCTCGACCATTCACACGATCAAATAGTGGATTCAATTCATGACTAACCTTTAGTCATCGTAATTAACTCTTTAATCATATTAGCATGGTCATGCACTTTCCAATTCAACTATCTctaggggcccagagatatctttCCTGTTATTTAGGAGGgacaaattccatcttgatccACTCACATCCCATTCCATGTTTCATGATACACCCAAAGGCTACTTTTATGATTACCCAGATATGGAGTAGCGTTTGGAAGTCCCAAAGTGCATCACTTGAGAAACAATGGtgatctcaggtctaaggatctAGCAGGTGTACCACTCGAGACCAGCTAATGGCACATACAAAATAACAATCCCAGTAGTGTCTCGGGGTGGGTCAATCCAACACCATGTTCACTAACATGTGTTCACATTATTAATCTGATATCTCCATATCTATGATCCGTGAAACGTGATCATCAATTAATACATGTGCCAGTCTATGTCATTATTGTCCCACATAATAATATAGACTAGGGATCATTTAGAATAACATCATAATCAACAAAGAGTTCCACGAACCAAGTCACATACTTGTCCATCAATGTAAATGATAGTTACTCAAGGAACGAATAACACTTTATTCAATAGTAGATAAACATACTCATAACACAAGTCTCCCACACACATTAGGATCACTGATGTaagtatctaatacccatagatCTGGTGTGCGCCTCATGCTTTGGTTGTAGAAGAGGCTTCATCAACGGATCAGCAACATTCAAATCCATGTGCACCTTGCAAATCCTCACATCACCTCGATCAATGATCTCCCGGATGAGGTGATAGCGCCGCAGTATATGTTTAGACTTTTGGTGTGATCTAGGCTCCTTTGCCTGTGCAATGGCTCCACtattatcacaatagagatCCACTGGACTGGACGCACTAGGGACAACACCCAACTCAGAAATAATTTTCTGATCCAAACAGCTTCCTTCACAGCTACAGAAGCTGCAATATACTCATCCTTTATCGTCAAATCTGCTACcatctcttgcttggaacttttcCAGCTCACTGCCCCTCCATTGAGGTAGAACACAAAACCGGACTGCGATTTGGAATCATTCTTATTTGTTTGGAACCTACCATCGGTGTAACCTTTTACAATGAGCTCTTCTTCACCTCCAAACACTAGGAACACATCTTTAGTTCTTCTGAAGTACTTAAGGATGCTCTTCACAGCTGTCCAATGAGCATCACCATAATCTAATTAATACCTGCTCGTAACACTTAGAGCATAGGAGACATCTGGGCGCATGCATAGCATGGCATACATGATGgatccaatagccgaagcaTAAGGAATTGCTCTCATCCTCTCTTGCTCATCAGGTGTCGACGGACACTGATCCTTGCTAAGTGTAATGCCATGTGACATTGGCAAGAAACCTTTCTTAGAATCTTGCATATTGAACCGATTCAATATCTTGTCAATGTACGTGTCTTGGCTTAATCCAATTAGCCTTTTCGATCTATCCCTATAAATCTTTATGCCCAAAATATATGTCGTCCCTCCTAATTCTTTCATTGGGAAACTCTTTCTTAATGAAGACAAGTGCGTTCCCACTGACCTTCTTGTAAATACAAGGCTCTTCTATGT encodes the following:
- the LOC101772676 gene encoding methyltransferase-like protein 1, which produces MEGSESSRSCKRDVEDSIDAMDSWKEDDEREDADGRKSQSSKVRKHGCADRVEDPDDARRGSSTNRYEPRRKSVSGSGQAYSDDEEDYNVRKNSRVSKVPRRSPEEKSEISSDVYKDRGGDSSRRRREDKNDSDSSRRSGSRTSSHDVSHSEGGSKAEGPYNHGRHEEKDVRHSEGIDGSREKQWHRDLEEKHYKRGLDDACTSERADEASSDQASGRPSSGQNNHKSAREAQDYRDGSGERDDKHRTAKREEKDEKLRHQAEYTYGSNDNLGTKGKLPYLDDGGNAREQSMNVKEKPRDDYISHRGMERNKESEESREYMRNHQREDSKGTNDYGTTTEWSHGPERLDGGSFQGRSAYRKDSRGRYESSKGLSSYGNRYDNSDSIEIRPNRNLDFGREGSVSGRRTSMAAHEDLTAGTNDPAEEDKRNYRSEEDSKERYYDDAQNRNQNTGKGSVDSPTARAGLKGPMTSDTPVAGQSGSSSLASPIDQQGSKGSKLYRGVRGRPNGRDPQRMGGPVPMMPPPPFGPLGLPPGPMQPMGPNMSHSPSPLGPGIFMPPFPGPLVWAGARGMDVNMLAVPPNLLMPPLAAGPGFSPSVGAGPNHNIQLDQTNTGRGGPTDAPVPGFNPVATPSHEMLHDKPPGGWTPQRNSGPARKAPSRGEQNDYSQNFVDTGLRPQNFIRELELTSVVEDYPKLRELIQRKDEIVSNSASAPMYYKCDLKEHVLSPDFLGTKFDVILVDPPWEEYVHRAPGITDHIEYWTAEEIMNLKIEAIADTPSFIFLWVGDGVGLEQGRQCLKKWGFRRCEDVCWVKTNKKNATPGLRHDSNTLFQRSKEHCLMGIKGTVRRSTDGHIIHANIDTDIIIAEEPSDGSTKKPEDMYRIIEHFALGRRRLELFGEDHNIRPGWLTLGKGLSTSNFNKEAYIKNFADRDGKVWQGGGGRNPPPDAPHLVVTTPEIESLRPKSPQKNQQSVPTIGSSSSTNRRPGANTSQNVVTVVGSETMMPAPWASTPMAGFGMLEGGAGPDSNDAFGTYGFSAPFGRSSADHMDFNTPRLL
- the LOC101773231 gene encoding ubiquitin-conjugating enzyme E2 4 — its product is MSSPSKRREMDLMKLMMSDYKVEMVNDGMQEFFVEFKGPTESIYQGGVWKVRVELPDAYPYKSPSIGFINKIYHPNVDEMSGSVCLDVINQTWSPMFDLVNVFEVFLPQLLLYPNPSDPLNGEAAALMMRDRPAYEQKVKEYCEKYAKPEDAGITPEDKSSDEELSEEEDDSGDEAILGNPDP